One Methanococcus aeolicus Nankai-3 DNA segment encodes these proteins:
- a CDS encoding nascent polypeptide-associated complex protein has product MFPGRMNPKMMRQMQKMMSDMGMDSKDIKVLKITMELEDKIMVFEKPKVQVMDVMGNKTYTITGRAKNIKKDDIKAEQKEQIKDEEVKLDITKEDIEMVVNQCEVSEEEAKKVLEECNGDIAEAILKLSQ; this is encoded by the coding sequence ATGTTTCCGGGAAGAATGAATCCAAAAATGATGAGACAAATGCAAAAAATGATGAGCGATATGGGAATGGATTCCAAAGATATTAAGGTATTAAAAATAACCATGGAATTAGAAGATAAAATAATGGTATTTGAAAAACCAAAAGTTCAAGTAATGGATGTAATGGGAAATAAAACATATACCATAACAGGAAGAGCTAAAAATATCAAAAAAGACGACATAAAAGCTGAGCAGAAAGAACAAATAAAAGACGAGGAAGTTAAATTGGATATTACTAAGGAAGATATCGAAATGGTGGTAAATCAGTGCGAAGTTTCCGAAGAAGAGGCTAAAAAAGTATTGGAAGAATGTAATGGAGACATAGCCGAAGCAATTTTAAAATTA